ATCAATAAAAAGGTTCTTTATACCCCTTGCATATTTACCGGTAAATGACCTAGTCAGAACTGTGCTTGTATCTTTAGTGTTCTTTAGCTCCTCAAGCCATGGCTGTGAAACTCCTGCTTCTTTAGTACTAAGAAACGCTGTTCCAATCTGAACCGCAGAGGCCCCCAATGCTAAACATGCAGCAATACCCCTTCCGTCCATAACACCGCCTGATGCTATTACCGGGATGTTTACTTTATCTACTATCTGCGGTATTAAGGCCAACCCGCCAATCATTGGAAGGCCAGATGTTGATTCAAACGTGCCCCTGTGCCCACCGGCTTCACTCCCCTGTGCAACTAGTGCGGTGCAACCAGCTTTTTCAAGAAGCACTGCCTCTTCAACACAGGTAGCAGTTCCTATTATTTTTATGCCCCGGTCTAAAAGAGTTTTGAAATATTTTTGCTCTGGTACTCCGAATGTAAAACTAAAAACGCTAACATTATTATGTATTAGCACATCTAGCTGATCTTCAAAAGTAAACGCTGAAGCGCTGGGGGGTATAGTATTATGAACTCCAAGTTCCTTTGAAAATTCATCTAGTTTTTCAAGCACTTTCTTATTAACTTTAGTAGCATGTTCTTGTTCTGGTGTAAAAAGATTGATACAAAACGGTTTGTTAGTAAGCTCTTTTACTTTCTCAATATCAGAATTTATTTGTTCAGGTGACAGATATGCGGCCCCAAAAGACCCAAGCGCACCAGCATTTGAAACTGCAGCAACTAATTCATATGTAGTTGGTCCACCAGCCATTGGGGCTTGAATGATAGGGTGTTCTATGCCTAGTAGCTTAATAAAATCTTTAGTATGTGATGGCCAGAATTCATTGTTCATAACATCGCTCATATGACCAAGAATAATATAGTTTATCTAGCATGCAACTATATTGATTATAAAATGACAACATATTTTAATTGACCCCTTGGTTTAAAACTCTAAAACCTGTTATAATCATTCTCGCTGTTAGGTGGAAACTGCTAGATCCTGGGGGAATTAACAAATAAAGAGAATGTCTATGAAAAATAAATTCTTAAGTGCGCTTTTGATATTAACTATTTTTGCCTATTCCTGCGGGGGTGAAGGGCAACAACAACTACCAACTCCAAAAGTTAAGGTATATGTAACTACTACTACAGATGTGCCAATATTCAGACAGTTTGTAGGAGAAACACTAGGGAATACAAATGTAGATATTGCAGCAAGAGTTGCGGGATTTTTGGAGACCAGGGAATTTGAAGAAGGATCTTTTGTAAAAAAGGGCCAGCTGCTTTATACAATTGAAAGCCAGCCGTTTGAAGAGAAAGTTGCGACTGCGCAAAGTGAGCTTGCAGCTTCCAGAGTGACCTTAGCCAATGCAGAAAGTGACTTAAGCAGAATAAAGCCATTGGCTGCAGAAAACGCTATTAGTCAAATTGACCTAGACGCTGCGCAAGCCAGATATGAGGCATCTATCGAAGCTGTAAAAGCTTCTGAGGCAAGTCTTAGAGCTGCAAATCTTGAGCTAAGTTATACCAAAGTGTACGCACCCATAGATGGTATTATCGGAAAAACAAATGCAAATGAGGGTGACTATGTTGGAGCTAGTGCCAACACGGTTGTACTCACCACCATTTCCTACATTGACACAATGGCCGTTCAGTTTTATCTAACTCAAACTGAATATCTCGAATCCGCTCGAAGAATCATAGCAGCAGAGAGAAAACTGCAGGACGAGCAAAAAAGAAGCCAGAAAGTAGATGATGATTTACTATTAATTCTTTCCGATGGGTCTGTCTACAAGTATGAAGGCAGGTTTGATTTCATAGATAGAAACTTTGACTCTGAAACAGGTTCAATACTT
This is a stretch of genomic DNA from Thermodesulfobacteriota bacterium. It encodes these proteins:
- a CDS encoding nitronate monooxygenase is translated as MNNEFWPSHTKDFIKLLGIEHPIIQAPMAGGPTTYELVAAVSNAGALGSFGAAYLSPEQINSDIEKVKELTNKPFCINLFTPEQEHATKVNKKVLEKLDEFSKELGVHNTIPPSASAFTFEDQLDVLIHNNVSVFSFTFGVPEQKYFKTLLDRGIKIIGTATCVEEAVLLEKAGCTALVAQGSEAGGHRGTFESTSGLPMIGGLALIPQIVDKVNIPVIASGGVMDGRGIAACLALGASAVQIGTAFLSTKEAGVSQPWLEELKNTKDTSTVLTRSFTGKYARGIKNLFIDKMKDLENDVPPYPIQNRLTRKIRDASKQKGDSSYMSLWAGQGSA
- a CDS encoding efflux RND transporter periplasmic adaptor subunit encodes the protein MKNKFLSALLILTIFAYSCGGEGQQQLPTPKVKVYVTTTTDVPIFRQFVGETLGNTNVDIAARVAGFLETREFEEGSFVKKGQLLYTIESQPFEEKVATAQSELAASRVTLANAESDLSRIKPLAAENAISQIDLDAAQARYEASIEAVKASEASLRAANLELSYTKVYAPIDGIIGKTNANEGDYVGASANTVVLTTISYIDTMAVQFYLTQTEYLESARRIIAAERKLQDEQKRSQKVDDDLLLILSDGSVYKYEGRFDFIDRNFDSETGSILVQTLFPNPDQLLRPGLFARVRAEVDEVKDGILVPQRSVIELQGKFSVLVVTEDNKVESRPVQVGPTIKEFWLIREGLKPGEKVIYEGLQIVREGQVVIPEVVEIKIPDLTSI